GCGTCGGCGCGCTGCTGCAGCTCGCCTTGAACTCCCAGCGTGAGACCCTCGACGAGCGTGCGCGGGCCGGGCTCCACGCTGACGAGCACGCGCGGCTGCTCGCCGCTGGCCGCGGGCTGCCGGCGGGCTTCCACTTTCGCGTTGAAGTAGCCCTCGGTGGCGAGCAGGGCACGAGCCTGTTCGGGCGCCATGCCGACGAGGCGGTCGAGTTCCTCGTTGCTGAGCGCCTCGCTGGCCGGGGCATCCCGAAAGCGCGCCAGGTCGAGGTTCTGGGAGAGCAACTGCCGCAGCGGCCGCGGCGCCTCGACGTCCAGCGTGTACTGCGCCCGGCGCTTGTCGATCCTGGCGGCGCTGGCGCCGGCCGCATCGTCGTCCTTCTTGCCGGCACGAAAGAGGGAGCAGCTGGCGAGCATGAGCGCCAGGCAACACGACACCACATGCAGCGCCCGCATGTGCCGTGCCGAGCAAACGACGTGCCGCGCGCCCGGCGTTCGCGGCCGGATCCCATGGCCGCTGCACAGGTACACCCGCAGGGGTGTAAGGTGGGGCATGACCCCCGACGAACCCCTGCGAGCGGAAGCGCGCGCGATCGAGTCGACATGATCAGGTTGCGGCTTGCGCTCGAGCTCGGCTACGACATCGCCGAGCCCGGTTGCGATTTCATCTTCAACATCCATGCCGCGCACACCGACCAGCAGCGCGTGGTCGAGGAATGGCTGACGATCAGCCAGGATCTGCAGCCGCGCGTCGAGACCGATTCCGCGACCCGCAACCGCTACCTGCGCCTGCAGGCCGCGGCGGGCCCGCTGAAGGTCGCTTACGGCGCGACCATCGACCTGTCGCACCACGTGGGCGACCCGGCGCAGATCGGGGAGGTTCCGGTGGCGCGGCTGCCCCAGGAGGCACTGGGCTACCTGTATCCGAGCCGCTACTGCCAGTCGGATCGACTGCACCGGTTCGCGATGCGAGAGTTCGGCCAGCGTTGGCAGGGCTACAGCCGCGTGCAGGCGATTCGCGACTGGGTGCTGCAGCGCACGACCTTCTCGTCGAACACGTCGGACTCCAACACCTCGGCGATCGACACGCTGCTGGAGACCGTGGGCGTGTGCCGTGACTTTGCCCACCTGATGATCGCGCTGTGCCGGGCCATCAACATCCCGGCGCGTTTCACGACCGGCATCGACTACGGCGCCGATCCTGCGCTCGGCCCGCCCGACTTCCATGCCTATGTCGAGGTCTATCTCGGCGACCGCTGGTACTTGTTCGACCCATCCGGCACCGCGATTCCGATGGGCTTCGTGCGACTGGGCACCGGACGCGATGCCGCGGACGTCGCCTTCGCGACGATCTTCGGCACGGTCACTTCGGCCGCGCCGCGCATTGCCATCGAGCCCATTGCGGGCGCCGACGGGCAGCTGGTGGTGCCCCGCCATTGCACCGACGCGCTGTCCACGGACGCCTAGCGCCGTCGGCCCTAGGCCGATACCCAGCGGACGCGGGCAGGAATGTCGCTCGCCGTGGCAGTTTCTACGGCAGGGATCGCACCGGACTCGGCCAGTGCCCCCAGGAGCGCGACCGGATCGACCGGCTTGGTGAACCGCCGATCGAAGCCGACGGCCTGCGTGGCCTCGCGCGTCCACGCGTCGTCCAGTGCGGTGACAGCGACCAGCAACGGAGTGTTCCCGGGGTAGTCGCGCCGCAGCTGCGCCGCCGCCTCGATGCCGCTCATGCGTGGCATCGCAATGTCGAAGATGGCGACGTCCGGGCGATGGCTTTGCGCCAGCTCCACCGCCTGCCGGCCGTCGTAGGCCAGGTCCACCTTGCATGGAAGCAGGATCTCCAGCAGCGCGCCTAGCGTGTCGGCGGCATCGTGGTTGTCGTCCGCAATCAGGATTCGTCGGAGTGGGACATCGACTGCGCTGCTCATGGTGTGATCCGTTGCACATGGCGAGCAAGCGCCGTTCCTGTCACCCGGACGCGAGGACCTCACCGGGATGCCGCGTCCCGAACCCGCGAGGCCGGCGACGAGAGCAGCATGCCGGCCGGCAGCATCGCGGCGAGAAGCGCCTCATCGTGACTTGTGGTCGTGGAGAAATCGCGCCATCCGCCGCCTCAGGGGCAAGCGGTTCCACGATGAACCGGCACCGACGGCGCGCTCGTAGACCGCGCGCTGCAGCGGCGCGGGAAGGTTGTTCCACTCGCCGACCAGCGCCGCGCCCAGACGCTCGAGCAGCAGGCGCTCGTCTTCCGGTGCCTGGAGCATGCCGGCTTCCGCGCCGCCCTCGGCTTCCCACCCGTCCAGGGACGCCGCCGCTTCCATGCTGTCGCTGGCCAGCGACGAGCGGCCATTCATTCCTCGCTGGAGCATGCGCGCGCCCTGCGCCATTCGCTTGGAGATGAGGTTGGACATGGTCATCGCGGGGCTCCCGTTACTGGTCGGCCAGCCTGCGCGCAGAGTGGCGCTGTCGTCTGTGGGGTGCCGCACAGACCACAAGGGGAGGCCGGCGCAAGGTCCGCTGTTGTCACCCGGAGCCAGACGCATGCTCACCCACCACGAATCGACCAACGTCACGCAGCTGCTGCCCACCGAACGTGACCACGGTCCGCGGCGTGGCGATCTCATCGTGATGCTGAACGACGCGTTGGCCACCGAGCTGGTGTGCGTGCTGCGCTACAAGCGCCACCATTTCACGGCCCACGGCATGGCGGCAGCGAAGATCTCGGAAGAGTTCCTGGTGCATGCCCGCGAGGAGGAGGCTCACGCCGATCGGATCGCGCGGCGGATCGTGCAGCTGGGTGGGGAACCGGATTTCTCGCCCGACTCGCTGACGCGGCGCAGTCACGCCGCCTACGACCACTCGCTGGATCTCGAGGCGATGATCAGGGCCAACCTGATTGCCGAGCGGATCGCGGTCGACCGCTACAGCCAGATGATCGCGCTGATCGGCGATGAGGATCCGTCCACCCGCCGTCTTGTCGAGGACATCCTGATCGACGAGCAGCAGCATGCCCAGGAGCTGAGCAGCTGGCTCGGCAACTGAGCGCGCACCCCTGCGGCCCTCGAACGGTCGCGCCTATTGCGCCGTCTGCACCGGAAGAAGGCGGTCGTATTCCTTCCTGACCACGGCATAGCACTCGCAGGTGCGCTGCTCCAGGCCCTCGCGGTCGAGCACCGTGATGTGGCCGCGCCGGTATTGGATGAGTCCCGCGCGCTGGAGGTTGGCTGCAGCTTCGGTCACGCCTTCCCGGCGAACGCCGAGCATGTTGGCAATCAGCTCCTGCGTCATCACCAGCTCGTTCGCCTGCAACCGGTCCAGGCTCAGCAGCAGCCAGCGGCACAGCTGCTGGTCCAGCGAGTGGTGCCGGTTGCACACCGCCGTCTGTGCCATCTGGGTGATCAGCGCCTGCGTGTAGCGCAGCAGCAGATGCAGCACCGGACCCGAGCGGTTGAACTCGTCCTTCAGCAACTGGCCTCGCATGCGAAAGCCCTGACCCGCGCTTTGCACGACCGAGCGGCTGGGCGTGGTCTCGCCGCCCATGAACAGCGAGATCCCGACGATGCCCTCGTTGCCGACCACGGCGATCTCTGCCGATGCGCCGTCTTCCATCACATACAGCAGCGACACGATGGAGGTGGTGGGAAAGTACACGTGCGTCATCGCCATGCCGGATTCGTACAGCACCTGGCCCAGCGGCATGTCCACCGGTTCGAGTGCCGGACGCCAGCGCATCCACTCGTCCGGGGGCAATGCCGCGAGAAGACGATTCTTCAGCGGATCGGGACGGGTTGCCATGACAGTTCCAGCATGTCATGCCGAGTATGGCAGCCAATGTGCGCAAGCGCACCGATGCGACCTTGCGGCGAGCAGGTGGGCAAACGAGGAGGCCCGACAACGCGCGTTGTGGGGCCTCATGCCGAACTCCAGGCT
The Piscinibacter sp. XHJ-5 DNA segment above includes these coding regions:
- a CDS encoding ferritin-like domain-containing protein, with protein sequence MLTHHESTNVTQLLPTERDHGPRRGDLIVMLNDALATELVCVLRYKRHHFTAHGMAAAKISEEFLVHAREEEAHADRIARRIVQLGGEPDFSPDSLTRRSHAAYDHSLDLEAMIRANLIAERIAVDRYSQMIALIGDEDPSTRRLVEDILIDEQQHAQELSSWLGN
- a CDS encoding Crp/Fnr family transcriptional regulator, with the translated sequence MATRPDPLKNRLLAALPPDEWMRWRPALEPVDMPLGQVLYESGMAMTHVYFPTTSIVSLLYVMEDGASAEIAVVGNEGIVGISLFMGGETTPSRSVVQSAGQGFRMRGQLLKDEFNRSGPVLHLLLRYTQALITQMAQTAVCNRHHSLDQQLCRWLLLSLDRLQANELVMTQELIANMLGVRREGVTEAAANLQRAGLIQYRRGHITVLDREGLEQRTCECYAVVRKEYDRLLPVQTAQ
- a CDS encoding transglutaminase family protein; translation: MIRLRLALELGYDIAEPGCDFIFNIHAAHTDQQRVVEEWLTISQDLQPRVETDSATRNRYLRLQAAAGPLKVAYGATIDLSHHVGDPAQIGEVPVARLPQEALGYLYPSRYCQSDRLHRFAMREFGQRWQGYSRVQAIRDWVLQRTTFSSNTSDSNTSAIDTLLETVGVCRDFAHLMIALCRAINIPARFTTGIDYGADPALGPPDFHAYVEVYLGDRWYLFDPSGTAIPMGFVRLGTGRDAADVAFATIFGTVTSAAPRIAIEPIAGADGQLVVPRHCTDALSTDA
- a CDS encoding response regulator; translated protein: MSSAVDVPLRRILIADDNHDAADTLGALLEILLPCKVDLAYDGRQAVELAQSHRPDVAIFDIAMPRMSGIEAAAQLRRDYPGNTPLLVAVTALDDAWTREATQAVGFDRRFTKPVDPVALLGALAESGAIPAVETATASDIPARVRWVSA